From Paenibacillus polymyxa, the proteins below share one genomic window:
- a CDS encoding UDP-glucose dehydrogenase family protein, with translation MKLAVIGTGYVGLVSGVCFAQKGNEVICVDLEQYKIDMLNRAESPIYEPGIEELIALNLEAGRLEFTSDLADAVRRSDIVILAVGTPSLANGEANLSYIEQAAADVGKAMNGYKIIMTKSTVPVGTNEKIKDVVARHTSLSFDIVSAPEFLREGSAINDTLHPDRIIIGLDNTGLRETMVTLHQVFTDKIYVTDIRSAEMIKYASNAFLATKISFINEIANICEKVGADVTCVAEGMGMDKRIGSSFLQAGIGYGGSCFPKDTNALIQIAGNVDYEFKLLKSVVEVNTDQRFMIVSKLRESLGQLNGVSIGIWGLAFKPNTDDIREAPALEIVETLIQAGAIVKLYDPIAMDKFKERVDHPNIIWCSSPQQAAERSDAVCLLTDWEEFKEVDLVQLGSILHKPVLIDGRNVFTEEQIQGSGLEYYSVGRPRMSGWNRDKVEV, from the coding sequence ATGAAGCTGGCTGTAATCGGTACTGGATACGTTGGACTCGTCTCGGGTGTGTGTTTTGCGCAAAAAGGTAATGAGGTGATTTGTGTCGATCTGGAGCAGTACAAAATCGACATGTTGAACCGGGCAGAATCTCCGATCTATGAACCGGGTATTGAGGAATTGATCGCGTTGAATCTGGAAGCTGGCCGTTTGGAGTTTACCTCCGATTTGGCCGATGCGGTACGTCGCTCGGATATCGTTATTTTAGCGGTAGGTACGCCTTCACTGGCTAACGGCGAGGCGAATTTGTCTTACATTGAACAGGCGGCTGCCGATGTCGGCAAAGCCATGAACGGGTACAAGATTATTATGACCAAGAGTACCGTACCTGTCGGAACGAACGAAAAGATTAAGGATGTAGTGGCTCGACATACGAGTTTGTCTTTTGATATTGTATCCGCGCCGGAGTTCCTGAGAGAAGGCTCAGCCATCAATGATACGCTTCATCCAGATCGCATCATTATTGGTTTGGACAATACAGGTTTGCGTGAAACAATGGTCACTCTGCATCAGGTATTCACGGATAAAATCTATGTGACCGATATCCGCAGTGCTGAAATGATCAAATATGCCTCCAATGCGTTCTTGGCAACTAAAATTTCGTTTATTAACGAGATTGCTAATATTTGCGAAAAGGTTGGCGCGGACGTTACCTGTGTGGCTGAGGGTATGGGCATGGACAAACGGATCGGTTCCTCTTTCCTGCAAGCAGGGATCGGATACGGGGGCTCTTGCTTCCCGAAAGATACGAATGCGCTCATCCAAATTGCGGGTAATGTAGACTATGAATTTAAGTTGTTAAAATCGGTGGTCGAGGTGAACACTGACCAGCGTTTTATGATTGTATCCAAGCTGCGTGAATCGCTGGGTCAGCTAAACGGCGTATCGATTGGCATTTGGGGCCTCGCCTTCAAGCCTAATACAGATGACATCCGCGAAGCTCCAGCACTGGAAATCGTAGAAACGCTCATTCAGGCAGGTGCTATTGTCAAGCTGTATGATCCCATTGCGATGGATAAATTCAAGGAGCGCGTGGATCACCCGAATATTATATGGTGCTCCTCCCCGCAGCAAGCCGCCGAAAGAAGCGATGCTGTGTGCCTGCTGACGGATTGGGAAGAGTTCAAAGAAGTTGATCTCGTGCAACTGGGCTCTATTCTACACAAGCCAGTTCTGATTGACGGTCGTAACGTATTCACCGAGGAACAGATTCAAGGTTCTGGACTGGAATACTACTCCGTGGGTCGTCCGCGGATGAGTGGGTGGAACAGAGATAAAGTGGAAGTTTAA